The Aspergillus flavus chromosome 2, complete sequence region TTAGCCACCTGGTGGAACAGTGGAGCCAACAGCTCTGGTTGCAGATCGGCTTCGGTTTGAGATCCCACCGGGAAATCAGGAATTGATTCCGCCATCTGGATAGTCTCCGTTTCATTCATGATCAAGACAGCTGTGCCGGACAATGCAGCCAGGGGAATACCATCCGGATACACGGGTGCAATATTCAAGACGACATTCGTCGGATTCTCGCTCTTATTATAATGCTGCATCAGACCAATCACAGTTGACCTCGGAATCTCTCCCTGCAGAACCACGACCTGCGGGGGAGCAGGACACTGTGTCTGGACAACGGAAAGGAGCTTATCGACATCATTCATTCCATCATGGTTGGCTCCCGGTACCACGACAATGCGGTTCTCCCCTTGCTCGCCTTCCTCCACGATGATAGTCGCCGAGCCTGTTTGGCAGTCTGATCTTTGCTCGATTCCCGTGGTATCCACGCCTGACTTTTCTAATGCTGGCTGTAATAACGTCGGATAATATGGATCATTCGCACCGACTGCACCAATCATACGCACATCCACATCTTGCTGGGTTCTGGAGGTAAAAGCTGCTCGTGCGCATGCAACCGCTTGGTTGGCGCCTTTGCCGCCTGCATCGATGGACAGGGAGGAACCTGTTAGCGTTTCGCCAGGCCCGGGACAGCGGCGGGCATATGTGACGAAGTCGATGTTGAGGGACCCGATGACGCAGATCTGTGGTTTTGCGGCCATTTTGAGTATACCGaacttttcctctcttctccgTGTCTTATTTTTCACTAGAATCTCTCAATATATAACTCTAGTATCGATAGCAATTGATAATCGTAACTCTCAGCATTAAGTTAAAAGAGGTATAAAACCACACAATCAAACAACCTCTCCCAAACCCACcagattttaaatattccTTCACCACCGTTACTAAAAGAAATCCACTCTCAAAACCCACCCAAAAACTATATGTCATCAAAATCCCTCTATCAATGTAACCCAGAACCTCTACCCCTGTGGCACTATACCCAATCAAGTCAACGTAGCCTACACAATCGTCACACGGCCCGTGACATGCCAAATTGAGACGCGCCGGCCCGACCGAGCGTAGCCTACGATAGCCCGAATAGGTCTAGCGCACGGGTATCGAGAGAATTTTTCGGCGGCGGGGTACCGCTTTTCGGGTTGGGTTTTCTGCCATGTTACTCCGGGTGTGGGGTAAGGACTGGAGTTCGGGTGTACTAAAATGAAGGTCTCGTGGATGGTAGAGTTTTTTGGGAAAGAGTTTGCTTGATGGTGTTCTGGCGATGGTTACGTCATGTCTCTGTGCTTCTGTTATGATTTGTTCGTGCCTGGAAGAGAGCGAGTTAAGCTTGGttggatatatatcagtTCTAGGAGGGATTGTCCACTATGTCTTGGCTCAATGTATGCATGGGAGAACAAGAGAATTACTGTCGATATGCTACTGGAATGCCACTGGCAATTATGAAGTGGGCTTCTGATAAGATATTCAGATGCTAAGCCAACAAATGATACAAAGGGAACTTAGTAAGAAGAATGCTAGGGATCATGTTGGCATCAGGTGTTTAAGGCACGATCTCGATGCCATATAGGATTTTAGTCGAGTAGGATCGACAAAGAAGGTCTGCTGTACGTATGTGATTGTGTGAGTAGATATATTAAGGGTAAGTATGAGATAATTCAAGATATCGAATGTTTTGgaagtaatagtaatattcaTAGTGCTGGTTAGGGCTGAGTGGATCTAAGTGCAAGGCGGGAGCGGATATGCCTTATTCTTTATAGCTTCAGGTATATGCTAGGGCAATCTATATTGTCAGGAAACGTTTATTTCGGAAACATATAGTTGAAAATGTAGACTGATAGCCTTGTATTTATAACGGTATACTTAGACTCCAAAGTGCTAATTTTTTgatatttctctttcttttccttctcatccattttgtaaagaaaggcaaaaaaaaaaaaaaaaaaaaaaaaaaaaacatactATAGCCAGGGATTTTTGTGCTTATCTATTCAGAGACGAACCAAATACTCGACAATATGATTTACTACTGAATTGAGAAATGAGACCAAAGGGACCCTAGTCCTCCAAGTACCATAGAATCATAAGGACTATATTGTATACGTGGCGCGATAAAATATATGAATTTATGTCCATGCCACATATCATGCACCTTAGGACAAGCAACAGATTAAACACATCTCAAGATCGAACTAATACATTATAAACTAGCAGCCTTACTAGTCCTCCACAGGAAGTTTCGGACTATGAATTGGGGTCGAAAACCGCCCTTGACAGTCTCATCTAACAGCTAGCATAGGCAACCTCCACACCCCATCCATTTGGAGCCTCAACCTTCCCAACAGTGCCTAAATCATTCGTACATTTATCAAGAATTGCCTGTGCACCCGAGGCAAGCGTGGCAAATGATTTGAGAGCTTGTTTCTCATTGGTCTGCGTATCTTGTCAGAGCTCCTCAAGTACGCCATTTAGTGATTGACTTACCCAGTTACACATGTAGATGGCCGAATTATAGGAGCAGCTCACCCGGCCACACTTATTCGGGTCTTCCACAGGTGTGCCACCAACGCCGTTTAGATAATCGATACCACCCTTGATTGCTTTATAATCGGCAGGCAAGCCACCACCGCAAGTGACCTTGCCATCGAAGTCGCGCGATTCGAGAGCCTAGATAGGTACTTTGTTAGGTTACGGCGAA contains the following coding sequences:
- a CDS encoding ribokinase, with amino-acid sequence MAAKPQICVIGSLNIDFVTYARRCPGPGETLTGSSLSIDAGGKGANQAVACARAAFTSRTQQDVDVRMIGAVGANDPYYPTLLQPALEKSGVDTTGIEQRSDCQTGSATIIVEEGEQGENRIVVVPGANHDGMNDVDKLLSVVQTQCPAPPQVVVLQGEIPRSTVIGLMQHYNKSENPTNVVLNIAPVYPDGIPLAALSGTAVLIMNETETIQMAESIPDFPVGSQTEADLQPELLAPLFHQVAKIPIVLITLGAKGVFFSTATGRNGSVRGVRVKNVVDTTAAGDTFVGYFSAEFARYAATGQPLEDFDALIEPAVQQANQAAAMCVQRKGAIESIPFAYEITDRQ